In Crinalium epipsammum PCC 9333, the genomic window TACGCCCCAAGTAGGATGGAACTTGCCCCCCGTGATATTACATCAAGATCGATCGCACTAGAAATTGCTGCGGGTCGTGGTATACATCCCGATGGGAGTGCAGGCGGGGCATTTGTTCATCTCGACCTCCGCCACATGGGAAGAGAAAAAATAATGAGTCGGGTTCCCTTTGCTTGGGAAGAAGCACACCGACTTGTAGGTATTGATGCGGTTAATCAACCAATGCCTGTACGCCCGACAATTCATTATTCAATGGGTGGGATTCCTACAAACACAGATGGGCAAGTGCGTAGTAGTCCAGAAAATTTAATTGATGCTTTCTTTGCTGCGGGAGAAGCCGCGTGTGTATCGGTTCACGGTGCTAATAGATTAGGTAGTAATTCTCTATTAGAATGTGTGGTGTATGGAAAAAGAACTGGTGCTGCGATCGCACAATTTATCCAAAATCGCAAATTACCACAACTAGACGAACAAAAATATATCAAAGCAGCCCAAGAACAAATTCAATCATTACTAAATCAACCTGGAACTATCCGCATTAACCAATTACGTCAAACTTTTCAAGACACTATGACTCAGTTTTGCGGTGTCTTTCGTACAGATGAATTAATGCGCGAAGGTTTAGAAAAGTTGCAACAACTACAACAACAATACCAACAAATCTACCTTGATGATAAAGGTAAACTCTGGAATAGTGAAATTATTGAAGCCTTAGAATTACGAAATTTAATGATTGTTGGACAAATGATTTTAACTTCAGCTTTAAATCGCCAAGAAAGCCGAGGCGCACATTATCGTACAGACTACGATCAACGGGATGATAATAATTTTATGAAACATACACTTGCTTACTATTCTCCTGCGGGTATTGATTTGAATTACCTCCCAGTTAAGGTTACTATGTTTCAGCCGCAAGAAAGAAAGTATTAAGTAGATTCACCTGAAAAATATAGCACCTAAAGTTTCCCTTCCCTGTTGATGGGGAGGGAAGATTTTGTTTTTAGATGAAACTATTTACAAGTAAACAAAATATAAAAAATATTTTTGAAGAGAGCATAATTTAAATTACTACTCCATGAATTATTTTTAACTTTTGTTTGTTTGTGAATACATTTGGGGTAATCTTCAAATATTGAATAATGTTCGTGAGGTTAAGTATGCAAAAATATAAATATTGTGCGATCGCTCTTTTCACTTTATTAAGTATAATGCCTTTTTTCCATCAGCCAGCCACTGCTGTCACTAAAGGCAAACGAGTTAACTTAACAGGACAATGGATTGTGAAAAGTCCTCAATTCTACTCAATTACTCCACGCTTAACAGGCTGTCATAGTGGTTCTTTGCCTGGTTTATCTAAACGTAAATTTGCAACTGCTAAATTAAAAATGGTTCATCAACAAAATGGTAAAATTACTATTCAGCCTTTTCGTTCTTGGATAAATTTACAGCAAAAAAAGCGGGAAAAGTTTTCTATATCAAATCCTAAAGTAGCAGGAAAAATTTTTAGCTTTACTGAATACGGCGGAGGATTTAAAGAATATTTTAGAGGCACTCTTAGCAAAGACGGTAATACTATTACAGGTCAAGTATCTTGTAAACACTCATCTGGTAAAGCTACCGCTAAAGGACCATTCAGGCTAACACGCATCTTACCAAAAAGTGCCAAAACTCAGGCACGTATAAAGAAACGCGGTTGAAAATAGTAATTTTCCCTATTAAAAAAAAATATGACAAATACAGAATAATCGCATTAAAAAATTAAAGAGATTTATTTAGGGTAAGTTTTTTTAATCTTCTCTCCCATTCCTACACCCGAAATCATATTGCCTAAACCTTAGTTTTGAGTCAAAAACATATCTAATTCTGGCACATCAACCCAACAATTTTGCTGATTAGATTGATGACTCAAATCCATCAGCATTTGGGAGTAAACACCTTCACGTAGCGAAGGCGTTACTTCTTCACCAAGATTAATACCTTGCACCCATTGATCCACGACTCGCATAAATGGAGCAATGCGTCCATCAGCATAACTTTTGGGAAAAGTCAAGCGATTTGGAATTTCTATCTCAGCGAGAGGTTTTCCCGTTGGTGCGCCCCAAAGACGAAATCCATGTACATAATCTTTCTGATTATCGCTACCTAAAACTAAAGTACCGCGATCGCCATATACTTCTAACCAGTGTCCACGCCCTTGAGAAGCTATCGAACTGATGCAAAGCTGGCAAGGAGTACCATCAGCTAACTCCAACATCAGCATACAAGTATCATCAGCATCTACTGGTTTCATTTCCCCAGTATCAGGTAAAGGACGCTCAGGAATAGCTGTACTCAAGCGAGCATTTAAACGTTTGATTGAGCCAAACAACCAGCTAATATAATCAAAACTGTGGGATGCGATCGCACCTAAAGCCCCTCCTCCTTGATCCTTACGCGCATACCAATTCCAAGGGCGAGAAGCATCAGCACGACTAGACACCAACCAATCAATCTTAATTAACCGCTTATTCCCCACATAACCCTCTGCTAATAATTCCGCCAACCGCATCCAAGCAGGAACAAAGCGAAATTCAAAATCCATAGTGGCAACAACACCTTGCTCAGTTGCCAGTTGATATAATTCTCGCGCCTCCAAAGCATTCAAAGTTGTTGGTTTTTCTAATAACAAATGCTTGCCCGCACTTATTACCTTTTTAGCCATTTCATAGTGCAGAAATGGTGGTGTAGAGATGCTAACCCCAGTAACATCAGGTAACGCAATAACTTCTTCAATTGTTTGGCAAGCATAAGGAATATTATGAGATGAAGCTATAGCTTTAGCCTGCGCCAAATCCCGATGATAAACAGCTACAACCTTAGTACGCGGGTTAGCTTGGAAACCAGGAATATGCACCTTCTGACCAAATCCAGTACCAACTATTCCTACACCAATTACAGCCTGATTCATTTCTAACTATTAAATTTGAATTTCTACTCAACAACCAAATCAACTAGCAATTTATCCACCACTTACCAGCCAAAACCCCGAACACCCACCAATAACCCATCCGTTACATCCGTTTTCTATAAATTCAACCTCTGCTTACAGCCCTTAACCCATCCGTTGCCCCAGCCATTCCATTACCTGCTTACCCAGATTAGCGCCACTTAAGCGGTCAATCTCACGGATACCCGTAGGACTGGTAACATTAACTTCCGTAAGATACCCACCAATCACATCAATACCTACAAAATACAAACCATCCTGTTGCAATTTTGCTGCCATTTGAACGCACATCTGATGCTCTCGCTCAGTAATTTCTGTTTGAGCAACTCTACCGCCTACAGCCATGTTGCCACGAAATTCATTACCAGTAGGAATTCGATTTACCGTACCAATTGGCTCACCATTTAAAAGGATAATTCGCTTATCTCCATCCTTGGCTTCCGGTAGATAAGTTTGAATCATCACGGGAACCTGCCCCCATTGAGTGCTAATTTCAATTATGGAGTTAAAATTGCGATCGCTCGCTTCCAAATATAAAATCCCTTCACCAGCCTTATTTCCCAACGGCTTCAGGATTGCTGCCCCTTTCTTCTCCACAAACTCCCGAATAATTTCTTTATCCTGACTAACAATAGTTTCCGGTATTGCCTCAGTAAACTGAAGCGCATACATCTTCTCATTTGCCGCCCGCAAACCAGCAGGAGAATTAACCACCAAAGTTTTCTCTGGATTAATATAGTCCAGAATGTAAGTAGTGTAGAGATATGGAACCGTTACAGGCGGATCTTTCCGCATGAACACAGCGTCCATTTCCTCAAGCGGTAATAAAACGCGATCGCCCAATTTATACCAATTTTCCGACGCAACCCAACGCCCTTCCAACAGTTGTACAGGTGTCAATTCCACTCGCTCAAGTATAGCCCAAGCTTGACTTTTAACAACACTTAACATCTGTGCTTGAGTAATCCAAACCTCGTGTCCTAGTGCCTGCGCTGCTTCTATCAGCGCCACACTGGTGTCATGAGTCGGATCTAACCGTTGAATTGGGTCAATAATAAAAGCGATTTTCATTTGTATCCTTATAACTCATCCATTACATCCGTTCGGGATCATAATCACCTCCCACCAATAACTCATCCGTTACATCCGTTCCCTCTCAATTAAACCTATAATCCCAGCCCTTAACCCATCCGTTGCCAGCACTCTACTGTAAAAGTGGATCTAAATTACCCCCAGCATCTAGATCATAAAGGTCATCACAGCCACCGATATGTTGATCATTAACAAATATTTGGGGAACAGAGCGACGACCACTGGATCTTTTTGCCATCTTGCTACGTGCTGCTTCATCGCCGTCTATAGCGTATTCCGTAAACTCCACGCCCTTGTTTTTCAGTAAATTTTTGGCACTTATACAAAAAGGGCAGCTTCTCCACGTATAAATTTCTACTTTAGTAGCCATATATTCCTCGCAATATCAATTCATTGTAAAACTCTAGCGTTGCCTGTGTTTGGGCTTATTGCTAGTCAGGCAACCTTCACTAATACTATAAGTGAGCTAGATCACATCTAAACCATGCCCTAACTCGCAAACAAGAGGAATAACACTGTTAAGCTTGTATTAGTAGAAATATTCTAAATTAATTAGCGTGATATGTATAAATCTAAGATGCAGTAAAATATTTAAATACCTAGAGTTAACAAAATTTTCGTGGCTCAACTGCATCTGCCTCAAGAAGCGCCATAGAGTAGCAAGGAATGCTTACTCATAAAGTTAGACTTGGCTTTACCAGCAATTTACCATAATTTGCTCTTCAAACTCAAACTTAACTTTAGCTGCATAGTCATAAAACTATATAAAGCGATTAAACGCTCAATCACGTAATCTTGCCGCTACTCAGAGGTTATTGATGGCATCAACTAGAATAAATAACCTCATAAATCTTTACTCGCTAAACCGCAACAGCAAGGAATGCAGGGAACATCAATGTCTAGCAAGCAAAACTTATTTACAATTCAATTCTGGGGTGTTCGAGGCAGCATTGCATCTCCAGGTCCTGAAACAGTTCGTTATGGTGGTAATACACCTTGCGTTGAAATGCGAGTTGGTGGTGAACGCCTAATCTTTGATGGTGGTACTGGATTACGAGTATTAGGACAATCCCTGCTGTCGCAAATGCCCGTAGAAGCTTATATGTTCTTCACCCACTCTCATTGGGATCATATTCAAGGGTTCCCCTTCTTTGTTCCAGCCTTTATTAAAGGAAATCGCTTTCATATTCATGGAGCGCCTGCTCCCAATGGGGCAACAATTAAGCAACGCTTGAACGACCAAATGCTGCACCCTAATTTTCCAGTGCCTTTACAGATTATGGGTGCTGATTTGCAGTTTTATGACATCGAAATGCGGGGAAAGATTCAAATTGGAGACGTAACCATAGAAAATGCTCCTTTAAACCATCCAGGTGATGCCACTGGTTACCGAATTAGCTGGAACGGATATGCTGCTGCTTATATTACAGATACAGAACACTTTCCAGACCGCTTAGATGAAAATGTCCTGGAATTAGCTCATAATGCTGATGTGCTGATTTACGATGCTACCTATACTGAAGAAGAATATTCCTCACCAGCATCTAGCAAAGTTGGTTGGGGGCATTCAACCTGGGTGGAAGGTGTAAAAGTAGCCCGTGCAGCTAATGTTAAAAAATTAGTGATTTTTCACCACGATCCACTACACAATGATGATTTTCTTGATCGTTTGGGTGAAGAAGCCGTACAAGAGTTTCCTGACACTCTGATGGCTCGTGAAGGTCTTTCCATTCAGTTAGTTCCTCCAACTGTCACAAATTCAGTATTAGCAGAAGAAACCAGTGTTTCCGTTTGAAGCGTCGGCGCTGATCATTGAGAAGTTAGCTGCACGGTTTGTTTGATATTGGTTGAAAAACATTCCATAAGTTCTCCCCCCTGGTAGAAGTTATTTTAGTTCGGCAATTTATTTATTTTTAACTAAAATAACTGCATGAAATATTTGCTCAGGTTTTTGGGAACTATAGTAACTGCTCCTACCTTGTTTAATAGAAAAATTTTTCCCAACTGTTACCTAATAAGTTAATAATTATTAATAAATATGTAAAAATGTAAATTGTGTGGGTTACTTCTGATTTAGAAACGGCTTTAACGCCGACGGCGATCGCTCTGGGAAATTTTGACGGAGTGCATCGTGGTCATCAACAGGTTGTAGTACCTGTGGTAAATTTATCTAAAACTTATGAACCTTTAAATGTGGCATTACCAGTGCCAGAGCAACAAGGTTGGGTTGATGATGTCACAGTATCAGCATCTCAGGAAGCATCGGAAATAACTACGATTAAGGATAAAAACCACATTTATAAAACTGTGGTGACATTTAATCCACATCCCCAAGAATTTTTTACGGGACAAGCGCGAAAACTGCTGACACCGATGGCAGAAAAAGTGGAACAGTTGCGATCGCTTGGTGTCGAACAGCTAGTATTATTACCATTTGATCGAGAACTAGCCGATCTCAGTCCACAACAATTTGTGGAAAAAATTTTAATTGAGGAGTTACAAGCTAATTGGATCAGCGTCGGTTGTGATTTTCGCTTTGGAAAAGGGAGAACAGGGACATCAGCAGACTTACAAGCGATCGCCTCATCTTTCGGTATAAATGTTAATACAGTACCATTGCAAACTTGTCAAGGAGAACGGATCAGTAGTTCTGCTATTCGTGAAGCACTGTTGCAAGGAGAAATAACTCAGGCAAATCGACTACTGGGACGCGCCTACACCCTGTCAGGGAAAGTAGTACAAGGGAAGCAACTAGGCAGAACAATTAATTTCCCTACTGCTAACTTGGAACTACCGCCAGAAAAGTTTTTACCTCAGACAGGAGTTTACTGTGTTCGCGCCTATGCTTCACATCTCACTCCATTAGCATCACCCATCCCAGCAGTAATGAACATTGGTAAGCGCCCAACAGTAAATGGCAGCAGTGTCACCGTCGAAGTTCATTTATTGGATTGGTCTGGAGATTTATATGGGCAAACATTAACGGTAAGCTTAGAACACTTTTTGCGACCGGAACAAAAATTTGATTCCCTCAACGCCCTCAAGGAGCAAATACAAGCAGATGCAGCAGTTGCAAAAACTTTATTAACAATTAAACAATGACCCATGACCGATGACCGATGACCGATGTTTCCGTTTTAAGCTAAAAGTTATTAAGTTTAGGGTGTAGCGGTTATGACAACAAGTATTGAGCAGCTAACGGAAAATTTGGGTCGTACTATTGTTGGTAAAAGTGATGCTATCCGCCTGGTTTTAGTCGCGCTGCTTTCTGGGGGACACGCCTTGCTAGAAGATGTCCCTGGTGTCGGTAAAACCTTGCTCGCTAAATCCTTAGCACGCTCAATACATGGACGCTTCCAGCGTATTCAATGTACGCCTGATTTGTTACCAACAGATATAACTGGTACAAACATCTGGAATCCTAGCAGCCGCGAATTTGAATTTATAGCTGGACCAGTATTTGCTAATATCCTACTTACTGATGAAATTAACAGGGCGACACCCCGCACCCAATCAGCTTTACTAGAAGTAATGGAAGAGCGTCAAGTCACAGTTGATGGACTCTCTCGTTCTGTTCCTAATCCGTTTTTTGTGATTGCTACCCAAAATCCGATTGAATATCAGGGTACATTTCCCTTACCAGAAGCGCAGATGGATCGTTTTACTCTGTCCTTAACTTTAGGGTATCCCAAAGAAGAGGAAGAACTACAAATGCTGCAACGCTTGCAGGATGGTATGACATTTGAGGATTTGCAGCCTTGTATAAGCACAGAAGAAGTTACGGAATTAAAGCAACTTTGTAGTCGGGTAAAGGTGGAAACGCCTTTGCAACAGTACATCCTAAATTTAGTACGAGCAACACGGGCAGATGAAGAAATTACATTAGGTGCAAGTCCGCGTGGTGCAGTGGCATTACAAAAAGCGACACAAGCATTAGCTTTCCTAGAAGGTCGCGATTATGCCATCCCTGATGATGTGAAGTTTTTAGCACCTCATGTTCTTTCCCATCGCATCATTCCAGCAGGGGGAAGACGGGCTAAAACGATTGTTGAGCGGCTACTGCGCTCTATTTCAATTCCTTAAAATTTAAGTGGAACTATGACAAGTCTTAGGAATAAAATTAAGCAGCGTAAACTCAGACGTTCACCCTTGGGTTTATTCTTATGGTTAATTTTAGGAAGTTTTTTATTAGGATTGGGAATGCTACTAGCAGTTAGTGTGGGGTAAGGGTTTTGCAAAGAGTGCGATAGCGAAGCGACTCCGCAGGAGTATCGCTCGCGCTACACTAACTCAAAATATCCCAAAACCATTGTTCGGTGCGATCGCCCATTGCCATTATTGAATACTCCCTCTCCGCTTCTTGGTGGCAAGCATCACGATCAATTTCATCTATCTTTTTAATCGCTTCTATCAAACCCATTACACTATCTGGTTCTACTAAAAAACCTGTTTTGCCATCTGCAACTATTTCTGATGGTCCACCCCTACGATAAGCAATCACAGGTACTCCACAAGCTAGTGCTTCAATCACTACATTGCCAAAAGCTTCTACCCAACGAGGCGTTACCAACATTGCTTTACATTTACCTAGCTCTTTTTGTAACTGCTTTGTTGGTAAAAATCCCAGATATTTTACTGGGGCATTAAGATATTTTTGGCAAATTTGTTGCCAGTATTCCTCATCCTGAATTTTTCCTAATATTTTTAAAGGAATACCTGTAATTTCAGCAACAGCAACAGCATCCTCTAAACCCTTTTCTGGGGCAATTCTACCCACCCAACCTAAACAATTATCGGGTTTATTACAGAAATTGTAGAGCGATAAATCAAATCCATTTCCTAAACAGCGATGCTGATTACCAAAAGAAAAAGTTGCTGCTTGTACACGGCTGTGAAAAGCAATATTTTTAGGAAACTTATTTGCCACCTGTTCAATAATCTGATCCATTGCATCAGTTAAAGAACCCATACTAATTAAATGAGCAATTGGACAGGTAAAAAAAGAACTTAGGTAAAAAGGCAACCAATCGTAAGCAAAATTAACAATCAAATCATAGTCTGCTTGCACTTGCCGCGCATAGTCCCACATATTTGCCAACACAGCATTTCCTGGCATGATAATTGGGTCATTGTTTAGCTGAGTTTGGGCGCTAGTTTGCAACTCTCCGGCGATCGCAATTATCGGTAGTGTTCCTAAAACAGAGTCTTGGGGAGCAACAACTTTTAAATTATGACCCCGCCTTAACATTTCTTGGGCAATATTTTTAACAGTTAGTTCTACTCCGCCCCCCATTCCTGAACCAAGTGGACCAACAGGACTGGATATAAATAGTAAATTAAGTGATTTAGCTGTATTAATAGTCACGTTCAATTAGCTTAAATTTAGAAACTTAATAGCTTCAAGCTATCTTTGCAGCTATAAAGCAGAATTATCTGTTGAATTGCCATAATTAGGCAGTTGCCCATTCTCAACACCCGATGCTACACGAATACGATTTAACTGACTTAATGCCCACTCCGCCGTTTCCTGTACTTCGCTATCTTCATCATCAGCCGCGTGCAACAAAAGTTGATTGATTTGAGATAATGATTCATACACTCTAGTTAAATCCCGAATAGTATTTTTCCGCACTTCAGCATTTTCATCTTCTAGCGAGATAGCAAATGCCCTGTTTATATGTTTTAGAGTGCGAATACCTATTTGGGAAAGTGCATCTATAATTAAGCTACGCTGTGTAGAATCAGAGTCAATCATTAAATCCAACAATGGTTGAACTGCTCGCGAATCTCCCTGTTGAGCCAACTCCCAGATAGCTTTGCGTTGCTTACTTTTATTGGGTTCGCGCAAATCTTTAATTAATTCATCATTTATATTAATTTTTGGTAAGCGAGTAGTTTGTTCAACAACTATAGCTTCGGTTGGTGCTTGACGTTTTGGCTGTGGTTCAATACTGATGGTTTCTACTACCCTGGGCGTTGATGAGGGGTAACTATTTTTAGGGCTTGTCTTTTTAGTTCTAGGGGTTGGGGGTTCTACTCTCCTAGAACGAGGCGGTGGAGGAGGTGATATGTAAGTTTCTGCTTGGTTTTCTTCTTCAAAAGGTTCATAACCAAACAATTTCATAAATAAGTATATTCCCCCTCCTACCCCAATAACAGTAAACACAAAGCCTATTAGTAACCACACCCAACGAGGGATATCAGACTCAGTAGCAACTGTTTTAACAGCACTTGAGTTCGGGTTTTGGGCTATTTGAGTAGTGTTGGCACTCGTAACAGGCATTTCTGATGAGGATTTCTCTTGGACACTAGATGTGGTTTTCTGGGTTGGTTGTGTTGGTGTCGCAACAGCAGTGGGTTGGGGAGTTGGTTGTAGAGGGGTAGGTACAAGAGTAGTTTGCTGGGTTGGTTGTGTTGGTGTCGCAACAGCAGTGGGTTGGGGAGTTGGTTGTAGGGAGGTAGGTACAGAAGTAGTTTGCTTTGGTTGTGTTGGTGTCGCAACAGCAGTGGAGTTTTGGCTTTGTATGATTTGAAGCCATTGCCAAGTAGCAGGCGTTGTCACACCATCAGCCGTTAACCCAACAGCATTTTGGAATTTGGCTACAGCAAATTGCAATTTTTCGCCATAACTTTTATCCACAGGACCGTCGTAGAACCCAAGCTGTTTCAACTGGGTTTGTAGTTCCCCAACTTTTTCACCTTTAGAACCTCTATTAAGAGTCGGCATATCAGTCACACCTGGATAAGCCTGAGCAACTACTATGGAGTTAGACTGACCATTAGCAGTAGTGTTTTCTAAAATTGACTGCTGTGGTGGAAACTGGGCTAGGGTTGGATACGCTAAAACACTACTTTGTCGGCTGGCTGCATAGCTCAAACAGGTAATAAAAGTAAATATAAAGAATTTAGAACGATCAGGAATCATATATTAAATCTGTGCTTAAAACAGCTAGTTTGGTCGGGTATCTATTGAGGTTAGTTAATAATGTATCGTTTACCTCAATAAAAATATTTGGGTTAATAGCTAAGAATTGGACTTTTCAGGTTCTGATTCTTTTACCTGTACAGGTATGGTAGCCAAAGAACTTTCAGAAGGCTCTAACAGTAGAAGATTTTCTTCCTCTGATATATTTAAATCAAATTCTGGTGTTGAGAGGTTTTGGGGTTGTGGGGTTGTGAAAGATTTTAACTTAAGTGCGATCGCATCACGTTGATTAATTAGATAGATACTCACCAAAGTTAAACCCACACCAAATGATTGCACTCCACTAAGCACCTCATTAAGAAATATATTGCCAAAAAACAGTGCAAATATTGGTGTTAGAAAAGTTAGAGAACTTAAACTGGTAAGGTTGCCAAGAGATGCAAAGTAAAAGAATAAACCGTAGGCGATCGCACTTCCCAAAATTGTCGAATAACTTAACGCCATCCAGCCAGCAAAATCAATATGCGTCCATTGGTTAGTTTCCCAAACACCTGAGAGTGCAAATAAGGGCAACCCACCTAAAATCATGTGCCAACCTGTAGCTACCACAGCATCCGCGTATCGGCAAACAAACCGAATCAACACAGTCCCAACCGCCATCGACAACGCAGCTAGTAGCATTAACCACTCCCCATGCTCCAATAGTTGCTGCCAACTACCATTTACTGACGTTGTACTACTACTCAGGAAATTTAAAACCCACTCATCCGGTAAGCCAATCAAACTGATGCCCAAAACCCCAAAACCTAGCCCTAGCCAGCCCCAAATACCAATAACTTCCCCAAACAACCAAGCTGAAAGTATTGCCACCGCCAGAGGCTGAGAGTCAATCATCACTGAACCCAAACCAGCACCCGTTCTCACCAAACCTTCAGCTAGAAAGCCTTGAAATAAAGTGCCATCCACTAAGGCAAATAACATAATCCATAGCCATGCAGCCCAGCCTTGAGGTTGGGGACGACCTGCTATAGCCGCCCCTACCAACACCAGCACTCCTGCGGGCAGCAAACGTACTCCAGCCATAAACAAAGGCGTAGTGTCGGGAATAACACCTTTCATAGCTACCATTGCCGTTCCCCAAAAGAAAAACGGCGCTATCAGCAGCACCGCCTTCCACGGAAGCTTTGATTCAGATTGGAAATTCATGCGATCGCACTTATTTTTGAAAAATTGTATAGTTTCTTTACCTGATTGTACTTAAATCTGATCTTTGAGTTAAGCAATCTTAGATACCAAGCAAGCCTAAAAACAGGTATGTGCGGTAATTAGTGCGATAAATATTGATACTATGAACATTTAATTGCCCCCTCTACCTCCCCTGCCCCCTCTGCCTATGATCAGTCGGAGATCACCACAACAAATAACCCCACTAAAAGGGCGCTGATCGTGCAAACTAGAAAAAGGTTCAGCACACATCCAGGCTTAACCATAGCTCATTTGATTAACAAATTATCCTTTCAATAATCATGGTTTGGCCTTTTAAGCCTAAATTTCGTAAACAAATTGCTCGCATTGAAATTACAGGTGCGATCGCAGGTGCTACACGCAAGCACGTACTAGAAGCCCTAAAAACAGTTGAAGAAAAAAAGTTTCCCGCATTACTCCTGAGAATTGACAGCCCTGGTGGGACGGTTGGAGATTCCCAAGAAATTTACAGCGCCCTTGTCCGTCTGCAAGAAAAAGTCAAAATAGTTGCTAGTTTTGGCAATATTTCCGCATCTGGGGGAGTCTACATTGGTATGGGAGCCAATTACATCGTAGCTAATCCAGGTACGATTACTGGCAGTATCGGTGTG contains:
- a CDS encoding DMT family transporter, which translates into the protein MNFQSESKLPWKAVLLIAPFFFWGTAMVAMKGVIPDTTPLFMAGVRLLPAGVLVLVGAAIAGRPQPQGWAAWLWIMLFALVDGTLFQGFLAEGLVRTGAGLGSVMIDSQPLAVAILSAWLFGEVIGIWGWLGLGFGVLGISLIGLPDEWVLNFLSSSTTSVNGSWQQLLEHGEWLMLLAALSMAVGTVLIRFVCRYADAVVATGWHMILGGLPLFALSGVWETNQWTHIDFAGWMALSYSTILGSAIAYGLFFYFASLGNLTSLSSLTFLTPIFALFFGNIFLNEVLSGVQSFGVGLTLVSIYLINQRDAIALKLKSFTTPQPQNLSTPEFDLNISEEENLLLLEPSESSLATIPVQVKESEPEKSNS